A stretch of Henckelia pumila isolate YLH828 chromosome 4, ASM3356847v2, whole genome shotgun sequence DNA encodes these proteins:
- the LOC140862875 gene encoding zinc protease PQQL-like — translation MEQLWEGDSPRFELSDVLPDTPYGADYGRLRNGLTYYVRANSNPKMRASLTLAVKVGSVLEEEDERGVAHMVEHLAFRATANYPDLGIVKFLKSIGAPFGACQNAATSFDDTVYNLRIPIDDPGHLSQAISILGEFSSEVLVSANDLDKERGVIMEEYRSRRNADGRMQHADWVLVMEGSKYAERLPIGPDYMIRTVSHEIVNRFYKKWYHVQNMAVIVVGDFPDTQMVVDLINTHFGDKIAIVDPPVMPHFPVPSHEVPRFSTVVESEVPQSTALISYKVHVDELKTVKDYRNFLSESLFFLAMNERFMRIAYENNPPYFSCTAATDDLAYQTKAYRMTSHCKRNGSAEALESMLTEVARVRIHGFFEREISAARGSIMSLIESAWIRKDQMESTVLLEKYEQHFLRKEPVLGIEYEVQLYKVLLSDISASEVSKHAEHLRNSCSCAIQTVEPQSFATVDDLKTVVLRVNSSEQERSISPWDDKHFPEELVSAKPTPGHVVHEVEYSSINATEVILSNGMRICYKCTDFRDDEVLFEGFSYGGFSELLECEYISCSQSSILAGEIGEFGHRPSVLDQMLAGKTVKVNSLLAPYTREFFGYCSPSHLETGLQLIYQLFLTEVQPDEESVQMTKLMLEEDILGEKRDPSRSFANFVEELKCGSSHFSRPLQVDDCEKFDPLKACEYFNSCFKDPSNFTVVLVGNFDRAIAFPHILQYLGGIPRSPEQVLNFKRDELTDLPFTFPSTVVREVFKIPMVEAQCSVQLYFPIELDKENMMEDVHLVNLLCKLMEENITGVLRLQHGKTYVAQVCEFLGFNNPSRESEIRGEIKVVFSCDPNDSHMLVNLTLDKILRLQNEGPSTEEVLTILKTEQKEHDDALQDNEYWLAMILGSYRSRSYSGDVGASFEVEVTFYSTSLFDCYGLTPPAVAFYLFNRKCRMITRVVPELEITLPQQKHNQHCRGLFLFLAQSSTS, via the exons ATGGAACAACTTTGGGAGGGAGATTCGCCGCGATTCGAGCTCTCCGACGTATTGCCGGATACTCCATACGGCGCTGACTACGGCCGCCTCCGCAATGGCCTCACTTACTATGTCCGCGCTAATTCCAATCCAAAAATGCGTGCCTCTCTTACACTCGCCGTCAAGGTCGG GTCAGTTTTGGAAGAGGAGGACGAACGAGGAGTCGCTCATATGGTTGAGCATTTAGCTTTTCGTGCCACTGCTAATTACCCCGATCTTGGCATTGTTAAATTTCTAAAGAGTATCGGGGCTCCATTTGGTGCCTGTCAAAACGCCGCAACTTCTTTTGATGATACCGTATACAACCTTCGTATTCCCATCGACGATCCTGGACATCTATCCCAGGCTATTTCAATCTTAGGAGAGTTCAGTTCTGAG GTTCTTGTCTCAGCCAATGATTTGGATAAAGAAAGGGGAGTTATCATGGAAGAGTATAGGAGTCGCAGAAATGCTGATGGAAGGATGCAACATGCTGACTGGGTTCTCGTGATGGAGGGTTCGAAA TACGCTGAACGATTACCTATTGGACCTGATTATATGATCCGTACAGTTTCCCATGAGATCGTGAATAGATTCTATAAGAAGTGGTACCATGTGCAAAATATGGCTGTGATTGTTGTTGGAGATTTTCCTGATACTCAG ATGGTCGTGGACTTGATAAACACTCACTTTGGAGACAAAATTGCTATAGTCGATCCTCCAGTTATGCCACATTTTCCAGTCCCTTCACATGAGGTGCCGCGTTTTTCGACCGTCGTGGAATCCGAAGTACCCCAG TCTACAGCGCTGATTAGTTACAAGGTTCACGTAGATGAGTTGAAAACTGTGAAGGATTACAGGAATTTTCTATCCGAATCTCTGTTTTTTCTTGCCATGAATGAAAGATTCATGAGAATAGCTTATGAGAACAACCCACCATATTTTTCATGCACGGCTGCTACAGATGATCTTGCTTACCAAACGAAGGCCTACAGAATGACTTCACATTGCAAACGAAATGGGAGTGCGGAAGCATTGGAATCCATGCTAACTGAG GTCGCAAGGGTTCGGATACATGGATTTTTTGAACGTGAAATATCTGCTGCTCGAGGTAGTATAATGTCATTGATTGAATCTGCCTGGATACGAAAAGATCAAATGGAATCCACCGTTTTACTAGAAAAATATGAGCAG CATTTTCTGCGCAAAGAACCCGTTCTTGGGATCGAATACGAAGTACAACTTTACAAAGTGCTTCTATCCG ATATTTCGGCATCAGAGGTGTCCAAACATGCGGAACATTTGCGGAATTCTTGTAGTTGTGCTATACAAACAGTTGAACCTCAATCATTTGCTACTGTGGATGATTTGAAAACTGTTGTTCTTCGGGTCAACTCTTCTGAGCAAGAGAGAAGCATTTCTCCGTGGGATGATAAGCACTTTCCAGAGGAACTTGTTAGTGCAAAACCAACTCCAGG TCATGTGGTGCATGAGGTTGAATATTCCAGCATCAATGCAACTGAGGTCATTCTTTCAAATGGCATGCGTATTTGCTATAAATGCACAGACTTCCGTGATGATGag GTTTTGTTTGAGGGTTTCTCATATGGGGGCTTCTCTGAACTCCTAGAATGTGAATATATTTCGTGCTCTCAGAGTTCAATTCTTGCCGGAGAAATAGGTGAATTTGGGCACAGACCTTCGGTGCTTGACCAAATGCTCGCCGGTAAAACAGTTAAAGTTAACTCATTGCTTGCACCATATACACGAGAATTCTTTGGCTACTGCTCCCCTTCACATTTGGAAACTGGACTGCAG TTGATCTACCAGCTCTTCCTTACAGAGGTACAACCTGATGAAGAATCAGTACAAATGACAAAGCTGATGCTGGAAGAAGATATACTTGGTGAAAAGAGAGATCCCTCTCGCTCATTTGCGAACTTTGTGGAGGAGCTGAAATGTGGAAGTTCCCACTTTTCTAGA CCACTCCAAGTGGATGATTGTGAGAAATTCGATCCGCTGAAGGCCTGTGAATATTTCAACTCATGTTTTAAGGATCCGTCAAATTTTACTGTTGTCCTAGTGGGGAATTTTGACCGTGCTATTGCTTTCCCGCATATATTGCAGTATTTG GGTGGGATTCCTCGATCTCCGGAACAAGTTCTGAATTTCAAACGTGATGAACTCACAGACTTGCCGTTCACCTTTCCCTCCACTGTAGTGAG AGAAGTATTTAAGATTCCCATGGTGGAAGCCCAGTGCTCAGTCCAACTATACTTTCCTATCGAGCTCGACAAGGAGAACATG ATGGAAGATGTTCACTTAGTCAACTTACTGTGCAAACTTATGGAAGAGAATATTACAGGAGTACTCCGTTTGCAGCATGGGAAG ACTTACGTTGCTCAAGTTTGTGAATTTCTTGGTTTTAACAATCCTTCAAGAGAGAGCGAAATTCGTGGCGAGATAAAAGTCGTTTTTTCTTGTGATCCAAACGACTCACATATGCTG GTAAATCTCACCTTGGACAAAATTCTACGGCTTCAAAACGAGGGACCTTCTACTGAAGAAGTGCTGACCATCCTTAAAACTGAGCAAAAGGAGCATGACGATGCATTACAG GATAATGAATATTGGCTGGCTATGATTCTTGGCAGCTACCGATCGAGGAGTTATTCTGGAGATGTTGGTGCATCATTCGAGGTTGAAGTCACTTTCTATTCAACCTCACTCTTTGACTGCTATGGTTTAACTCCTCCTGcagttgcattttatttatttaatcgtAAGTGCAGGATGATAACAAGGGTCGTGCCAGAGCTAGAGATAACTTTACCCCAGCAAAAGCACAATCAACATTGCAGAGGATTATTCCTTTTCCTTGCACAAAGCAGTACATCTTAG